Within Calditrichota bacterium, the genomic segment TGTCGCTATCAATAAAAATGCTACCAGTAATAATACACATGCGCAAATTCGATACCCTAACCATTTCCCTTAATTTATTTTCTAAAAGAGCAAATATACCCCGGTTTAATCCGGGTTTTTGGGGAGAAATATTTGACATAACAAAGGTTTCATCTTTCAAGTCCTTATCCCAATAATAGTCTCCAGCAGGAACAAAATGCCCTCTATCAAAACCGCTTTTATAATAATCCTTTTTTGTTGCTGTTACGGTTTTGTGGAAGTCATCTATCCAAAAGCTGTTCATTCTTTTGGCCTTCGGTTGACTTTGATCTAACTGTTCAGGCGATAGAAAATGAATAGTAAAATGTGGAGACTTTTGTTTTTTATTATATTTAACTATAAATCCACGATAGATTAAAAATTGGTTTGCTGAATCACTTTCATATTTTAAAAACTTATTAATTGAATCTAATTTTTCATCAGATGATAAAGGTATATTTATTTGTCCATTGACTAAATTAATAGCCAAGTAAATAAAAACAATTACAAATTTCATTTGACGTTTTCAATTAGTTGTTTGAACTCAATTCCTGCTGAATTAAAAAGTCCTCCACATTCGTTTTTTACACTACAGTCAAGACATTCATCAATATATATATTTTTCCAATCTGAAATAGATTTCCTGGCAAAACTCCACAATTCCTTTGGAATTAAGCATAATGGGAAATTATAAAGCGAAACATTCATAAGGTTCTCATCTAAATATAAAACAGCATCTTTAAATGTTTCAAAATATTCCTTTGGATTAAAATCTAAAACGTCTTTGTTTGCTCTTGTATACCCAGTATTTTCGAGGTTCATCAAGGCAATATGTTCAACAAACGGGAAGTTAAAATATATATATCTTACTAAATTATTTAGCCGTACAAGTGTTAAGTTGTGAATAACAATTCTTATTTCAATTCTAATATTTAGCCGTGCTAAATTATAAAGACCTTGTACGGTTTTATTAAATGAATTTCGTGCTTGTACAATGTAATCATGATCTAAATAATTATCCGAATATAGCGGTATACAAAATACCATCTTCGGAGAACAGTTTTTTGCAATTTCTTTGGCAAAGCTAAAATCACAAAACTTTTTTCCATTCGAAAGAATATGTATTTCGGACTCTGGTAGCTTGTTAGATATTTCAGCTAATAGCGTTGATAACTTGTTATTTAACAAAGTTGGTTCACCACCGGTAATTCCTAGAAGAGTAACTTTCGAATTTATTAAACTTAAGATTTTTAAATTTATTTTAAATAAGTAATCAATATCATCGATCTCTCTTGGTGGTTGCGAACACATGAGGCATTTTGAATTACATTGTTCTGTAACAAATAATGCATTATGGAAAGAATTGCTTTGAAAAAGAACCTGTAACACGCCTTTTGATGTAATTTCAACAATGTCATTCTCGTTTAAAAAATGAAAATCATCCATGACAAGTATCGGAATTTTAGATGATAGAGAATTCTTAGGAAGGGCATTTGTAATTATAGCTGAATAATTAGAATTGTTAAACTTCTTAATCTCTTTCTCATCCAAGATTAAAATACAATTCTCATCTTCAAATGATGATTT encodes:
- a CDS encoding DNA/RNA non-specific endonuclease; amino-acid sequence: MKFVIVFIYLAINLVNGQINIPLSSDEKLDSINKFLKYESDSANQFLIYRGFIVKYNKKQKSPHFTIHFLSPEQLDQSQPKAKRMNSFWIDDFHKTVTATKKDYYKSGFDRGHFVPAGDYYWDKDLKDETFVMSNISPQKPGLNRGIFALLENKLREMVRVSNLRMCIITGSIFIDSDMGVFGNNKIGIPSFFYKICFLENSNILIAFLFPHANEFHSVDLKDYQVDVNSLERITNEDFFDKFDDDYEEKIESNIIYYDEIE
- the hxsC gene encoding His-Xaa-Ser system radical SAM maturase HxsC, whose translation is MIKKQGKTFNFSKSIIGRITHQKKSSFEDENCILILDEKEIKKFNNSNYSAIITNALPKNSLSSKIPILVMDDFHFLNENDIVEITSKGVLQVLFQSNSFHNALFVTEQCNSKCLMCSQPPREIDDIDYLFKINLKILSLINSKVTLLGITGGEPTLLNNKLSTLLAEISNKLPESEIHILSNGKKFCDFSFAKEIAKNCSPKMVFCIPLYSDNYLDHDYIVQARNSFNKTVQGLYNLARLNIRIEIRIVIHNLTLVRLNNLVRYIYFNFPFVEHIALMNLENTGYTRANKDVLDFNPKEYFETFKDAVLYLDENLMNVSLYNFPLCLIPKELWSFARKSISDWKNIYIDECLDCSVKNECGGLFNSAGIEFKQLIENVK